In one Mastacembelus armatus chromosome 19, fMasArm1.2, whole genome shotgun sequence genomic region, the following are encoded:
- the pigf gene encoding phosphatidylinositol-glycan biosynthesis class F protein has translation MWDHEIKAMASAHAIIASSIFMATVVPAVLVPGFSVYGAHLLWLYSVSGAVTVASVGVFWLLGVTPPSKKHTLGYKLSRFFRSCLYFILSCLFFHTVVVLYGAPLIEFALETFSLAVLLTSLTTLRCLCVLGPNVQAWIRVFSRHGAMSVWDTCLQITVACTLVGAWVGAFPIPLDWDRPWQVWPVSCSLGAMIGFLTGLVAAPSWIHYHRKQLTYKCK, from the exons ATGTGGGACCATGAAATCAAGGCCATGGCGTCGGCTCACGCCATTATCGCCTCCTCAATATTTATGGCGACCGTGGTACCTGCCGTGCTCGTACCGGGCTTCTCGGTGTACGGGGCTCATCTGCTGTGGCTCTACTCGGTGTCCGGTGCTGTCACGGTGGCCAGTGTTGGCGTGTTCTGGCTGCTCGGTGTCACACCGCCCAGCAAGAAACACACGCTGGGCTACAAG ttgtCTCGGTTCTTTCGTTCCTGTCTGTACTTCATCCTGTCATGCCTGTTCTTCCACACTGTAGTGGTTCTCTATGGAGCTCCATTGATTGA ATTTGCCTTAGAGACATTTTCCCTTGCTGTGCTGCTGACGTCTCTAACCACACTGAGGTGTCTCTGTGTCCTCGGTCCTAATGTCCAGGCCTGGATACGAGTGTTCAGTCGCCATGG GGCTATGTCTGTGTGGGACACCTGTCTGCAGATTACAGTGGCCTGCACATTGGTAGGAGCCTGGGTGGGAGCCTTCCCAATACCTCTGGACTGGGACAGGCCGTGGCAG GTTTGGCCTGTTTCCTGCAGCCTAGGCGCTATGATTGGTTTCCTGACCGGGCTTGTTGCTGCTCCTTCATGGATCCACTATCATCGTAAACAGCTCACCTACAAGTGCAAGTGA
- the mta3 gene encoding metastasis-associated protein MTA3 isoform X2 codes for MAANMYRVGDYVFFENSSSNPYLIRRIEELNKTASGNVEAKVVCFYRRRDISHSLIQLADKHAKELEEEKENPTETELTEKQKHQLRHRELFLSRQYESLPATHIRGKCSVALLNETEAVLSYLDKEDTFFYSLVYDPTQKTLLADKGEIRVGPRFQADVPEMLQEGEADDRDQSKLEEKLWDPECPLTNKQIDQFLVVARAVGTFARALDCSSSVRQPSLHMSAAAASRDITLFHAMDTLHRHNYDLSSALSVLVPAGGPVLCRDEMEEWSASEAAMFEEALEKYGKDFNDIRQDFLPWKSLTSIIEYYYMWKTTDRYVQQKRLKAAEAESKLKQVYIPTYNKPNPNQISTTNGKMATVNGVGPGAYHAVGGGRACESCYTMQSAQWYSWGPPNMQCRLCVSCWMYWKKYGGLKMPSRAEGPEERTSPTPASNESRSRGHAPRQSNHMVPMRNSGSPKSSMKTKQAFLLQATRLTKLARHMCRDVIRLRRAARRPFVPINCGAIKAEYMLRVSEGQGTRLPKTRATQRSTLTTVLQFLESRPAAHTPRYHRTPGLQTPPPRRLLSSLPHGPHGMLGKRSYHHHSRAEPERRAENPGTTSGPLLHNGRNSSSGNTRGGVMIRKRRPNWIDAPDDSFFLVTRETRRARRLLSRSQLRHACRQPCEQISLRRVSQGPPQGLVLAPPPHPSLRMRGPIVIHD; via the exons ATGGCGGCCAACATGTACCGGGTCGGAG attatgttttctttgagaACTCCTCCAGTAACCCTTACCTGATCCGCCGGATAGAAGAACTCAACAAG ACGGCCAGTGGGAATGTGGAGGCCAAGGTGGTTTGTTTCTATAGAAGGAGAGACATCTCCCACAGCCTCATCCAGCTCGCAGACAAACATGCAA AGGAGttggaagaggagaaggagaaccCGACAGAGACAGAGctaacagaaaaacagaaacaccagctTCGCCACAGAGAGCTCTTCCTCTCCCGGCAGTATGAGAGTCTGCCTGCGACACACATCAG GGGGAAGTGCAGTGTCGCACTGTTGAATGAGACTGAAGCTGTTCTTTCATACCTTGACAAAGAG GATACCTTCTTCTACTCACTGGTGTATGACCCGACACAGAAGACCCTGCTGGCTGACAAAGGAGAGATCCGGGTGGGGCCACGCTTTCAGGCAGACGTACCTGAAATGCTGCAAGAGG GAGAGGCAGATGACAGGGACCAGTCCAAGTTAGAAGAGAAACTGTGGGATCCAGAATGTCCACTCACCAACAAACAGATAGACCAATTCCTAGTGGTGGCACG GGCGGTTGGGACCTTTGCTCGAGCATTGGATTGCAGCAGCTCAGTTAGACAGCCAAGCTTACACATGagtgcagctgcagcctcacGAGATATCACACTG TTCCATGCAATGGACACGCTGCATCGCCATAATTACGACTTGTCCAGTGCGCTGAGTGTATTGGTCCCAGCTGGTGGCCCAGTGCTCTGCAGGGATGAGATGGAGGAGTGGAGCGCTTCAGAAGCTGCTATGTTTGAAGAGGCGCTAGAGAAATACGGAAAAGACTTCAACGACATCCGACAAGATTTT CTGCCATGGAAGTCTTTGACCAGTATCATAGAGTACTACTACATGTGGAAGACCACAGACAGATATGTGCAACAG AAGAGACTGAAGGCAGCCGAGGCAGAGAGCAAACTGAAGCAGGTTTATATCCCCACATA TAACAAACCCAATCCTAACCAGATCTCAACAACTAATGGCAAGATGGCGACAGTGAATGGAGTGGGCCCTGGGGCCTACCATGCAGTGGGCGGGGGCAGAGCCTGCGAGAGCTGCTACA CCATGCAGTCAGCCCAGTGGTACTCATGGGGGCCTCCAAACATGCAGTGTcgcctgtgtgtttcctgttggATGTACTGGAAGAAGTATGGTGGCCTGAAGATGCCAAGCAGAGCTGAGGGCCCAGAGGAGAGGACCTCTCCTACCCCGGCAAGCAAT GAGTCTCGCTCTCGAGGTCACGCTCCTCGCCAGTCCAACCACATGGTGCCGATGCGAAACAGCGGCAGCCCCAAGTCCTCCATGAAGACCAAGCAGGCTTTCCTGCTGCAGGCCACCCGCCTCACCAAGCTGGCCCGGCACATGTGCCGTGACGTCATCAGGCTGCGCCGCGCTGCGCGCCGTCCCTTTGTCCCCATTAACTGTGGGGCCATAAAGGCAGAGT ACATGTTAAGGGTATCAGAAGGGCAGGGGACTCGCCTACCCAAAACCAGAGCCACCCAAAGGAGCACACTGACCACTGTTCTGCAGTTTCTAG AGTCCCGTCCAGCCGCCCACACCCCGCGCTACCACCGCACCCCAGGCTTGCAGACGCCCCCTCCTCGacgcctcctctcctctctcccacaCGGCCCCCATGGCATGCTGGGAAAACGCAGCTACCATCATCACAGCAGGGCTGAGCCAGAAAGGCgtgcag AGAATCCAGGTACAACAAGTGGACCCCTCCTG cacaACGGTcgcaacagcagcagtggaaacaCTCGAGGTGGAGTGATGATCCGTAAGAGACGCCCCAACTGGATTGATGCCCCAGATGACAGCTTCTTCCTCGTCACCCGGGAGACCAG GAGGGCCAGGCGGCTGCTGTCCCGCTCCCAGCTGAGGCACGCCTGCCGGCAGCCCTGCGAGCAGATCTCCCTGCGTAGGGTCTCCCAGGGCCCACCTCAGGGCCTTGTCTTGGCCCCTCCACCTCACCCCAGCCTGAGGATGCGAGGCCCCATTGTTATCCACGACTAA
- the mta3 gene encoding metastasis-associated protein MTA3 isoform X1 gives MAANMYRVGDYVFFENSSSNPYLIRRIEELNKTASGNVEAKVVCFYRRRDISHSLIQLADKHAKELEEEKENPTETELTEKQKHQLRHRELFLSRQYESLPATHIRGKCSVALLNETEAVLSYLDKEDTFFYSLVYDPTQKTLLADKGEIRVGPRFQADVPEMLQEGEADDRDQSKLEEKLWDPECPLTNKQIDQFLVVARAVGTFARALDCSSSVRQPSLHMSAAAASRDITLFHAMDTLHRHNYDLSSALSVLVPAGGPVLCRDEMEEWSASEAAMFEEALEKYGKDFNDIRQDFLPWKSLTSIIEYYYMWKTTDRYVQQKRLKAAEAESKLKQVYIPTYNKPNPNQISTTNGKMATVNGVGPGAYHAVGGGRACESCYTMQSAQWYSWGPPNMQCRLCVSCWMYWKKYGGLKMPSRAEGPEERTSPTPASNESRSRGHAPRQSNHMVPMRNSGSPKSSMKTKQAFLLQATRLTKLARHMCRDVIRLRRAARRPFVPINCGAIKAECKSSFNSS, from the exons ATGGCGGCCAACATGTACCGGGTCGGAG attatgttttctttgagaACTCCTCCAGTAACCCTTACCTGATCCGCCGGATAGAAGAACTCAACAAG ACGGCCAGTGGGAATGTGGAGGCCAAGGTGGTTTGTTTCTATAGAAGGAGAGACATCTCCCACAGCCTCATCCAGCTCGCAGACAAACATGCAA AGGAGttggaagaggagaaggagaaccCGACAGAGACAGAGctaacagaaaaacagaaacaccagctTCGCCACAGAGAGCTCTTCCTCTCCCGGCAGTATGAGAGTCTGCCTGCGACACACATCAG GGGGAAGTGCAGTGTCGCACTGTTGAATGAGACTGAAGCTGTTCTTTCATACCTTGACAAAGAG GATACCTTCTTCTACTCACTGGTGTATGACCCGACACAGAAGACCCTGCTGGCTGACAAAGGAGAGATCCGGGTGGGGCCACGCTTTCAGGCAGACGTACCTGAAATGCTGCAAGAGG GAGAGGCAGATGACAGGGACCAGTCCAAGTTAGAAGAGAAACTGTGGGATCCAGAATGTCCACTCACCAACAAACAGATAGACCAATTCCTAGTGGTGGCACG GGCGGTTGGGACCTTTGCTCGAGCATTGGATTGCAGCAGCTCAGTTAGACAGCCAAGCTTACACATGagtgcagctgcagcctcacGAGATATCACACTG TTCCATGCAATGGACACGCTGCATCGCCATAATTACGACTTGTCCAGTGCGCTGAGTGTATTGGTCCCAGCTGGTGGCCCAGTGCTCTGCAGGGATGAGATGGAGGAGTGGAGCGCTTCAGAAGCTGCTATGTTTGAAGAGGCGCTAGAGAAATACGGAAAAGACTTCAACGACATCCGACAAGATTTT CTGCCATGGAAGTCTTTGACCAGTATCATAGAGTACTACTACATGTGGAAGACCACAGACAGATATGTGCAACAG AAGAGACTGAAGGCAGCCGAGGCAGAGAGCAAACTGAAGCAGGTTTATATCCCCACATA TAACAAACCCAATCCTAACCAGATCTCAACAACTAATGGCAAGATGGCGACAGTGAATGGAGTGGGCCCTGGGGCCTACCATGCAGTGGGCGGGGGCAGAGCCTGCGAGAGCTGCTACA CCATGCAGTCAGCCCAGTGGTACTCATGGGGGCCTCCAAACATGCAGTGTcgcctgtgtgtttcctgttggATGTACTGGAAGAAGTATGGTGGCCTGAAGATGCCAAGCAGAGCTGAGGGCCCAGAGGAGAGGACCTCTCCTACCCCGGCAAGCAAT GAGTCTCGCTCTCGAGGTCACGCTCCTCGCCAGTCCAACCACATGGTGCCGATGCGAAACAGCGGCAGCCCCAAGTCCTCCATGAAGACCAAGCAGGCTTTCCTGCTGCAGGCCACCCGCCTCACCAAGCTGGCCCGGCACATGTGCCGTGACGTCATCAGGCTGCGCCGCGCTGCGCGCCGTCCCTTTGTCCCCATTAACTGTGGGGCCATAAAGGCAGAGTGTAAGAGCTCTTTCAATTCCTCCTAA
- the cox7a2l gene encoding cytochrome c oxidase subunit 7A2-like, mitochondrial, whose product MYYKFSGFTQKLTGSAPTAAYSPQGLRPAIPAESPTMIFATPTKMVSEAGATAEYMGANRVPDLQRLFQTSDGIPVHLKRGVPDRLLYRTTMALTVGGALYCLVALYIAAQPSNK is encoded by the exons ATGTACTACAAGTTCAGCGGTTTTACCCAAAAACTGACGGGGTCTGCTCCTACAGCCGCGTACAGCCCACAG GGTCTGAGGCCGGCTATACCTGCAGAGTCCCCAACCATGATCTTTGCCACACCCACCAAGATGGTGTCAGAGGCCGGGGCCACAGCAGAGTATATGGGAGCAAACAGAGTTCCTGACCTCCAGAGGCTATTCCAG ACGTCAGATGGTATCCCTGTTCATCTGAAGCGTGGTGTTCCCGACAGGCTACTGTACCGCACCACCATGGCTCTCACTGTCGGAGGTGCTCTCTACTGTCTGGTGGCTCTTTACATCGCAGCCCAGCCTAGTAATAAATGA
- the kcng3 gene encoding potassium voltage-gated channel subfamily G member 3, whose product MKFGKSICVLNVGGTRYAFSREVIRDFPLRRVSRLHACATEKEVLELCDDYDRDRNEFFFDRHAQAFVFIMLYVRSGKLRFVPGVCELSFYSEMLYWGLESAHLDSCCQKRLDDRMSEIGLDSLSEGDIRVSTDESQSPDESVQRTVLTGRARWLEKMRKAFEEPNSSLAAQLLASVSVIFVIVSMIMLCASTLPDWDTAKRNTVEEHRIVEAVCIGWFTAECIVRFLVARDKWDFLRRPLNIIDVIAITPYYVTMAMAGAGMPGAGLGVAGVILRVLRMMRVFWLMKLARHFLGLQTLGLTLRRCYREMVMLMVFVCVAMAIYSALAQLLEHGLDLGTQNQDYASIPAAAWWVIISMTTVGYGDVYPVTIGGRVLGGMCVVSGIVLLALPITFIYHSFVQCYHELKLRSARYARSLSEEILQ is encoded by the exons ATGAAGTTTGGGAAGAGCATCTGCGTACTCAATGTAGGGGGGACCCGCTATGCCTTCAGCCGTGAGGTGATAAGGGATTTCCCTCTCCGGCGCGTCAGTCGCTTGCATGCATGCGCAACCGAGAAAGAGGTCCTTGAACTGTGCGACGACTACGACCGGGACCGGAATGAGTTTTTCTTCGACCGCCACGCACAGGCTTTTGTGTTCATCATGTTGTACGTGCGCTCCGGTAAACTCCGCTTTGTCCCCGGAGTGTGTGAGCTGTCCTTCTACTCAGAGATGCTCTACTGGGGGCTGGAGAGCGCGCACTTGGACTCCTGCTGCCAGAAACGCCTGGATGACCGGATGTCCGAGATCGGACTGGACAGTCTGTCGGAGGGGGACATCAGAGTGTCGACCGATGAGTCCCAGAGCCCGGACGAGTCGGTGCAACGGACTGTCCTCACTGGTCGAGCTAGATGGCTTGAGAAAATGCGCAAGGCATTCGAGGAGCCCAACTCGTCTCTGGCGGCGCAGCTTTTGGCTTCAGTGTCCGTTATCTTTGTGATTGTTTCTATGATAATGTTGTGTGCCAGCACTTTGCCGGACTGGGATACAGCCAAGAGAAATACTGTGGAGGAGCACAG GATAGTGGAGGCAGTGTGTATTGGTTGGTTTACAGCAGAGTGCATAGTGCGCTTTCTGGTGGCCAGAGACAAGTGGGATTTCCTCCGTCGGCCACTGAACATCATCGACGTGATTGCCATCACCCCCTACTACGTCACCATGGCGATGGCTGGGGCAGGGATGCCAGGTGCTGGGCTCGGGGTCGCTGGGGTGATACTGAGGGTGCTGAGGATGATGCGTGTGTTCTGGCTCATGAAGTTAGCCAGACACTTCCTGGGTCTGCAGACACTGGGGCTGACGCTCAGGCGCTGCTACCGGGAGATGGTCATGCTGATGGTGTTTGTCTGCGTCGCCATGGCAATCTACAGCGCTCTTGCCCAGTTGCTGGAGCATGGCTTGGACTTGGGCACACAGAACCAAGATTATGCCAGCATCCCAGCTGCCGCCTGGTGGGTCATCATCTCCATGACAACGGTGGGGTACGGGGATGTATACCCTGTGACAATTGGAGGACGGGTGCTTGGGGGAATGTGTGTAGTGAGTGGCATTGTTCTCCTGGCACTACCCATTACATTCATCTACCATAGTTTTGTACAGTGCTACCATGAACTTAAACTCCGCTCTGCCAGATATGCACGCAGCCTTTCAGAGGAGATCCTTCAATGA